The segment AACATTAGCTGGTAAAATTATCATTTCGCCTTTCATGACTACATTGGGCTTACCTGCAACGGAAATTTCTGCTTCACCATCTACCAGGTAAACCAACGCTTCAAAGGGTGCTGTGTGTTCACTTAATCCTTGCCCCTTATCAAACGCAAATAAAGTTACTGTACCGGTTGACTTCTTAATAATAGTTTTACTTACAACAGCATCCGGTTGGTAGGTAATAAGTTCTTCGAGTGTAGTGACTTGCGCAGGTAAACTTTCCTTAACAGGTTCTTTCTTTTCGGACATGATGCTTATTTGATTGATAATTGCACAAAAGTACATCTTAAATACAGAGCCGTTTATGATTTAAATCAGGTAAGCCTGGAGAGCTAATCTTGAATGTCCGCTTGATTTCCAAATAAAAACCTCACCCCGTCCTCGTTCCTCGGACACCCCTCTCCTGAAGGAGAGGGGAATTGGTGAGGTGTTAATCTTGGTTATACTATATAATTTGAAGAAGTTAAATGTACATGAACAAAAGCTAATCTGTTTCTGTAAAAGGTGAAAATGTTACACCTTGTAGTATAATTTTAGGCTATGAAATGGCTTTGCAGGTTTTATTTGAAGTTGATAGGCTGGAGAACCGGCAGTACACTTGATCCTTCAGTTAAAAAATGTGTATTGGTTGCTGCGCCCCACACCAGCAACTGGGATTACCCGATTGCGCTGGCTACCCTGTACGCCAGCGGGGTAAAGGTTCGCTTTCTGGCTAAAGACAGTCTTTTTAAGTTTCCACTTGGTATACTCATGCATGCTACCGGAGGCATGCCGGTAGATCGCTCAAAACACAATAATTTGGTGGATGCACTGGTGCATAAATTTCACCAGCATGAAGAGCTTATTTTGATGATTGCTGTGGAAGGTACGCGCAGTTATGTGAAAGAATGGAAATCAGGATTTTACCACACAGCTGTTGGTGCTGGTGTACCTATTGCGATGGGATATCTCGATTATGGAAAAAAGGTTGCTGGCTTTGGCGACTTGTTTTACCCCACAGGCGACTATCAAAAGGATCTTCTGGAAATTCAGAATTTCTATCGAAAGTTTACCGCCCGTCATCCGGAGAAGTCGAGTCTTAATCAGTAATAGAAATCACACTTCAATTCTTCTGATTTTTGTAGGGTGACTAAGTTTAAAATCCAACGATCGGTTATTCATTCGGTAACGGGTGTTTACATAACCTTTTTTGTAGGCCTTTACCCGGGCATCAAATTCCAGCATACACCCTTTTGTGAGATCAATTTTTTCAAATGCTTTGGAATAGCTAAACCACACATGATCCGTAACAAGTTTATTCGTACCAGCATCAACTACATTACTTAATAATATGGTTTCCTCACTATAGCCTTTGAAATTCGTTTTTTTTCCCAGGCGACTAAACACCGCCCTGAATCTTTTTCGCTCACCTTCCTGGGTAGCCAGTTCTTTTCGCATATCAAAAAATGAAATGCCGTTCAGTCTTTGTAATGAACCGAACGGCATTTCGTTAAGGATTAAAAAGTTTAAAATCTAAATCCGACTCTGACAAAATAGTAAGCGCCATCTGAACCCATTTGTACCGAATCCATCAATCCTCCCTGATCGGTCCAGGCATCGAATTGTGGAGTGGGGTATTTATTTAGAAGATTATTTGCTCCAATGGTAAAATTCAATTTTGGAGTAATCTGATAAGAAACACTTATGTCAACTGTTGTAGCGGCATCATAGGTATCAGTTGCAACTGCCAGTAAAGCATCTGCTTCGGCTTCGTTGGTAGGAGGTGAGTCAACCCATTGAAAATCCTGAAGTATTACCTGGCTGAAGTGAGTAAGGAAAAGATTAGCTGATAATTTTCCGGCCGTATAACCAACTTGTGCGCCAAACTTATAGTCGGGTGCCGCTGCCTTTAAGTAGGCTTGCGAAAAGGGGCCGAAAAAAGTATAGGGGTTGAGGGTTCCGTTGTTGACCTTTTTAATGTCCAGGGAGTTGAAATTGCCAGAAAGCCCTGCTGTTAATTTACGGTTCTGAGAAAGTTGCAGTTGGTACGCCAGCACAATATCTACACCCATTGTCTTTGTATCCACGCCATTTGCAAAAAACTGTGCAGCATCAACACCTAACCCCAGTCCGGAAGCATCAAAGTTATCAGTCAGTATAATTCTGTTGTCTACACTAATTGAATATGCGTCAACTGTGGCTGTGAAGCCTCCGGTTTTGAATGTAAAACCTACACTACTGTTAAACGCGGTTTCTTCTTGCAACGGACCAATACCGAATGCTTTTGTTACAGTGCTTGTATTGGCTGATAGAAGGGATGGCACCGAGACACCAGCAACAATATTATTGAAAATCAGATTGTAATGAATCTGTGCCAGTGAAGGAGCACGAAAGCCGCTGGAAACAGATGCGCGAATAGAAAATTTTTCACCAATATTATAGCGTGAGGCAACTTTGAAGTTAAGTGTTTGACCAAAATCGCTGTAGTTCTCAAAGCGAAGTGCACCGCTGAGCAGAATGTCTTCAGTTATATTTAATTCTGCGTCAGCATAGAGACCAAAATTTGTACGCCCTCTGTCCACCACATTGGATGGACTGTATCCGGGAAATCCTTGTGCACCTCCTGGCAAATCATCACCATTTGGATCCTGGGCTGGTACTTGTATTGCTGGATTTGTAATGGCTACTCCGTTCTCGTCATAAATGGCGTAAGAACCCTCTTCACCTGCAAAAATAGTGAAGCGCTCAGCCCGGAATTCCATACCAAATGCGAGGTTAAAACCAGCCGCAACATTTTTATAATATTTGCTGAGGTCAAGGTTGGTAACATTCATGGATAAACTATGTCCACCGGCATCAAAATCAGTTGGCGAAGCCGCACCCAACGAGGCATTGTTGGTGCCTTTTATGTAGTAGTGGAAATTGTTACTTCCGAATGTATTGCTGAAATCGGTCTTCCATCCATTGTCCATGGTATGCCGTATGCCAGCGGAAGCAGCAATATCCCGAATGTCGGAAGTTATGTGAGGTGTAAATCCATTGGGGTATAGGCTTGGTACCGAACGATTATCTCCATCGGCAAAACTTTCACGTGAAAATGCATAGGCATCGGTTTTTCTCAAGTTTGAGCCACCGGAGAAATAGAATTCTGTGGTACTGCTGATGGGTATAGCTGAGTTGATCATGAAATTAAACCCATCTATGGCTGCTGTTCCATATCCTTTACGCCATGAAAAACCTGGGCGAAGTGTACGTTCACGCGTCATGTATTCAGTTGTGAAATTG is part of the Cyclobacteriaceae bacterium genome and harbors:
- a CDS encoding lysophospholipid acyltransferase family protein, with translation MKWLCRFYLKLIGWRTGSTLDPSVKKCVLVAAPHTSNWDYPIALATLYASGVKVRFLAKDSLFKFPLGILMHATGGMPVDRSKHNNLVDALVHKFHQHEELILMIAVEGTRSYVKEWKSGFYHTAVGAGVPIAMGYLDYGKKVAGFGDLFYPTGDYQKDLLEIQNFYRKFTARHPEKSSLNQ
- a CDS encoding cupin domain-containing protein, whose protein sequence is MSEKKEPVKESLPAQVTTLEELITYQPDAVVSKTIIKKSTGTVTLFAFDKGQGLSEHTAPFEALVYLVDGEAEISVAGKPNVVMKGEMIILPANVPHALHALQPFKMLLTMIKSS
- a CDS encoding TonB-dependent receptor translates to MYEIITNRHTFRLCHTFILLLIVSAFQTSGNSLDVFQNTKTITGSIIDSESGDAIAGATVIILGTRQGTTSDASGRFSLQASVGDVLEISFVGYVTQSVEVTSLNSYTITLSPLSQQLSEVVIVGSRNQNRTVIESPVPIDVIDAASLANTMGKVEINQILQYAAPSFNATKQSGSDGADHIDPASLRGLGPDQTLVLVNGKRRHQSSLVNIFGTRGRGNSGTDLNAIPASAIKRIEILRDGASAQYGSDAIAGVINIVLKDNHDEVSGGLTYGAYSTAIGEGWEDETGETLWNVEGKNRLDGKDRKFDGNTLRFDLNYGVALGEKGGYANFTTEYMTRERTLRPGFSWRKGYGTAAIDGFNFMINSAIPISSTTEFYFSGGSNLRKTDAYAFSRESFADGDNRSVPSLYPNGFTPHITSDIRDIAASAGIRHTMDNGWKTDFSNTFGSNNFHYYIKGTNNASLGAASPTDFDAGGHSLSMNVTNLDLSKYYKNVAAGFNLAFGMEFRAERFTIFAGEEGSYAIYDENGVAITNPAIQVPAQDPNGDDLPGGAQGFPGYSPSNVVDRGRTNFGLYADAELNITEDILLSGALRFENYSDFGQTLNFKVASRYNIGEKFSIRASVSSGFRAPSLAQIHYNLIFNNIVAGVSVPSLLSANTSTVTKAFGIGPLQEETAFNSSVGFTFKTGGFTATVDAYSISVDNRIILTDNFDASGLGLGVDAAQFFANGVDTKTMGVDIVLAYQLQLSQNRKLTAGLSGNFNSLDIKKVNNGTLNPYTFFGPFSQAYLKAAAPDYKFGAQVGYTAGKLSANLFLTHFSQVILQDFQWVDSPPTNEAEADALLAVATDTYDAATTVDISVSYQITPKLNFTIGANNLLNKYPTPQFDAWTDQGGLMDSVQMGSDGAYYFVRVGFRF